Proteins from one Nakamurella multipartita DSM 44233 genomic window:
- a CDS encoding response regulator transcription factor produces MRVVLAEDLALLRDGIVRILTAHDIEVVQAVDNGPSLLKAITEHRPDIAVVDVRLPPGFTDEGLRAALAARERIPGLPVLVVSQYVEQLYARELLSQGTGGVGYLLKDRISDVAQFIDAVHRVAGGGTAMDSEVIAALLSRHRDSTPVAALTPREHEVLTHMAQGRSNAAIAAAMFITEKAVGKHTNAIFGKLGLEQSEDDNRRVLAVLAYLESAPRSRSNPQPPVEDEGCEAGRAGMPDCPP; encoded by the coding sequence ATGCGGGTCGTGCTGGCCGAGGACCTGGCCCTGTTGCGGGACGGGATCGTGCGCATCCTGACCGCCCACGACATCGAGGTGGTGCAGGCCGTCGACAACGGACCGTCCCTGCTCAAGGCGATCACCGAGCACCGCCCGGACATCGCGGTCGTCGACGTCCGGTTGCCGCCCGGTTTCACCGACGAGGGACTGCGGGCGGCCCTGGCCGCGCGGGAACGGATCCCCGGGCTGCCGGTCCTGGTGGTCAGCCAGTACGTCGAGCAGCTCTACGCCCGGGAGCTGCTCTCGCAGGGCACCGGCGGCGTCGGCTACCTGCTCAAGGACCGGATCTCCGACGTCGCCCAATTCATCGACGCGGTGCACCGGGTGGCCGGCGGCGGCACCGCGATGGATTCCGAGGTGATCGCGGCGCTGCTGTCCCGCCATCGCGACAGCACCCCCGTCGCCGCGCTCACCCCGCGCGAGCACGAGGTGCTCACGCACATGGCCCAGGGGCGGTCCAACGCCGCCATCGCCGCGGCGATGTTCATCACCGAGAAGGCGGTGGGCAAGCACACCAACGCGATCTTCGGCAAGCTCGGGCTCGAACAGAGCGAGGACGACAACCGGCGGGTGTTGGCCGTGCTGGCCTACCTGGAGAGCGCCCCGCGATCGCGATCAAACCCTCAACCTCCAGTTGAGGATGAAGGATGTGAAGCGGGTCGCGCGGGCATGCCAGACTGTCCGCCGTGA
- a CDS encoding DUF3054 domain-containing protein, with protein sequence MAALIDVVLVLTFAAIGRGSHGESVLGGLAGTAWPFLLGLLVGWVGAGLGARGAFAPTRLVPAGVLIWIGTLVVGMLARVVSGQGTAISFIIVAGIVLAVFLLGWRAALTAWARRRRS encoded by the coding sequence GTGGCCGCCCTGATCGACGTGGTCTTGGTGCTGACCTTCGCCGCCATCGGGCGGGGCAGTCACGGAGAGAGCGTGCTCGGCGGGTTGGCCGGTACCGCCTGGCCGTTCCTGTTGGGCCTGCTCGTCGGGTGGGTCGGGGCGGGCCTGGGTGCCCGCGGCGCCTTCGCCCCGACCCGGCTGGTCCCGGCCGGCGTGCTCATCTGGATCGGCACGCTGGTCGTCGGCATGCTCGCCCGCGTCGTGTCCGGACAGGGCACCGCCATCAGCTTCATCATCGTCGCCGGCATCGTCCTGGCCGTGTTCCTGCTGGGCTGGCGGGCCGCGCTCACCGCCTGGGCCCGGCGCCGCCGGTCCTGA
- a CDS encoding metallophosphoesterase, whose amino-acid sequence MSAPAQRRGPVPGPFALVAATVLLLLYAVPWWVLVLAPGWPSWLFWAGTALTVGALALLPLAMVRGHGRRAQDGWAVVGDTGLGVLWLLFSWSVIGGVLDLALAVAGVPIGPRWVAPAVLIWVLALGSWGMVQARRVPRVRRTEIRLDRLDPAFDGVRIVLLADTHYGPIDRARWSARMVEAVNRLHPDVVAHAGDLADGSVARRAVQVAPLGEVQAALARVYITGNHEYFSGAQPWVEHMAGLGWSVLHNRHLTLTRGSAHLVLAGIDDRTAAGSGVPGHGADLPAALAGAPPQAPVVLLAHQPKQVSAAVAAGVDLQLSGHTHGGQIWPFHLIVRVEQGALQGLSRAGGRTQLYTTRGAGFWGPPFRVFAPSEISLLILRAGAPA is encoded by the coding sequence ATGAGCGCGCCGGCCCAACGCCGCGGACCGGTTCCGGGTCCGTTCGCGCTGGTCGCGGCCACGGTGCTGCTCCTGCTCTACGCCGTGCCCTGGTGGGTGCTGGTGCTCGCCCCGGGTTGGCCGTCCTGGCTGTTCTGGGCCGGCACCGCGCTGACCGTCGGCGCGCTGGCCCTGCTGCCGCTGGCGATGGTGCGGGGGCACGGCCGGCGCGCCCAGGACGGTTGGGCGGTCGTCGGCGACACCGGGCTGGGTGTGCTCTGGCTGCTGTTCAGCTGGTCGGTCATCGGCGGCGTGCTCGACCTCGCCCTGGCCGTTGCCGGCGTGCCGATCGGCCCGCGATGGGTGGCGCCGGCCGTGCTGATCTGGGTGCTGGCCCTGGGCAGCTGGGGGATGGTCCAGGCCCGGCGAGTGCCGCGGGTGCGGCGGACCGAGATCCGCCTGGACCGGCTGGACCCGGCCTTCGACGGGGTGCGCATCGTGCTGCTGGCCGACACCCACTACGGCCCGATCGACCGGGCCCGGTGGTCGGCCCGGATGGTCGAGGCGGTGAACCGGTTGCACCCGGACGTCGTCGCGCACGCCGGCGATCTGGCCGACGGATCAGTGGCCCGGCGCGCGGTCCAGGTCGCTCCGCTGGGCGAGGTGCAGGCGGCGCTGGCCCGGGTCTACATCACCGGCAACCACGAGTACTTCTCCGGGGCGCAGCCCTGGGTCGAGCACATGGCCGGCCTGGGCTGGAGCGTGCTGCACAACCGGCACCTGACCCTGACCCGCGGGTCGGCCCACCTGGTCCTGGCCGGGATCGACGACCGGACCGCCGCCGGGTCGGGCGTGCCCGGGCACGGCGCCGATCTGCCCGCCGCCCTGGCCGGCGCGCCGCCGCAGGCCCCGGTGGTGTTGCTGGCCCACCAGCCCAAACAGGTCTCCGCCGCGGTCGCCGCGGGCGTGGACCTGCAGCTGTCCGGGCACACCCACGGCGGCCAGATCTGGCCGTTCCACCTGATCGTGCGGGTCGAGCAGGGCGCGCTGCAGGGGCTGTCCCGGGCCGGCGGGCGCACCCAGCTCTACACGACCCGCGGGGCCGGCTTCTGGGGTCCGCCGTTCCGGGTGTTCGCGCCCAGCGAGATCAGCCTGCTGATCCTGCGGGCCGGCGCCCCGGCCTGA
- a CDS encoding thymidine kinase, with translation MTGPGVVRFFYGPMDCGKSTLALQIHENQVRQGRRGVLMTRLDRSGPARISSRIGLSSPAIELTDELDLVATITAGGAVDYVVVDEAQFLTPAQVDQLGVVADEYGAHVFAFGIATDFRSILFAGSARLFEIADQVSPVQVEVLCWCGRTARFNGRVVDEQLARQGPTVLVADTEPDPAAGDGRARYQVLCRRHYRSGQLAPNPTAPADV, from the coding sequence GTGACCGGCCCCGGCGTCGTCCGGTTCTTCTACGGCCCGATGGACTGCGGCAAGTCGACCCTGGCCCTGCAGATCCACGAGAACCAGGTCCGGCAGGGCCGTCGCGGGGTGCTGATGACCCGTCTCGACCGGTCCGGGCCGGCCCGGATCAGCTCCCGGATCGGGCTGAGCAGCCCGGCGATCGAGCTGACCGACGAGCTGGACCTGGTGGCCACGATCACCGCCGGCGGCGCGGTGGACTACGTGGTGGTGGACGAGGCCCAGTTCCTGACCCCGGCCCAGGTCGATCAGCTGGGCGTGGTCGCTGACGAGTACGGCGCGCACGTGTTCGCGTTCGGCATCGCCACCGACTTCCGCAGCATCCTGTTCGCCGGCTCGGCCCGGTTGTTCGAGATCGCCGACCAGGTCAGCCCGGTGCAGGTCGAGGTGCTGTGCTGGTGCGGCCGGACGGCCCGGTTCAACGGCCGGGTGGTCGACGAGCAGTTGGCCCGGCAGGGTCCGACCGTGCTGGTCGCGGACACCGAACCGGACCCGGCGGCGGGCGATGGCCGGGCCCGGTACCAGGTGCTGTGCCGGCGCCACTATCGTTCGGGTCAGTTGGCCCCGAACCCCACGGCGCCCGCGGACGTGTGA
- a CDS encoding glycerophosphodiester phosphodiesterase, with the protein MTGYLDGPPPRAFAHRGWHVDDLSGLENSMPAFRRAYDEGFRYLETDVHATADGRLVAFHDLSLDRVTDRVGPIATLPWSEVSRARIAGTEPIPLLADLLEEFPDARFNIDAKADPAVGPLAELIRRTGTGDRVCLGSFSDRRIASLRALLGPAVATSLGPREVFRLLRAATLGRSFRTSAVAAQVPVSFSRVTIVNRRFLRTAHRAGLEVHVWTIDEPAQMRRLLDLGVDGLMTDRPDLLRSVLTERGHW; encoded by the coding sequence GTGACGGGCTACCTGGACGGACCACCACCCCGGGCGTTCGCCCACCGCGGCTGGCACGTCGACGACCTGTCCGGGCTGGAGAACTCGATGCCGGCCTTCCGCCGGGCCTACGACGAGGGCTTCCGGTACCTGGAGACCGATGTGCACGCCACCGCCGACGGGCGGCTGGTCGCCTTCCACGACCTGTCCCTGGACCGGGTGACCGACCGGGTCGGGCCGATCGCGACGCTGCCCTGGTCGGAGGTCAGCCGGGCCCGGATCGCCGGTACCGAGCCGATCCCGTTGCTGGCCGACCTGCTCGAGGAGTTCCCGGACGCCCGCTTCAACATCGACGCCAAGGCCGACCCGGCGGTCGGGCCGCTGGCCGAGCTGATCCGGCGCACCGGCACCGGCGACCGGGTCTGCCTGGGTTCGTTCTCCGACCGGCGGATCGCCTCGCTGCGGGCGCTGCTCGGGCCGGCGGTGGCCACCTCGCTCGGCCCCCGGGAGGTCTTCCGGCTGCTCCGAGCGGCCACCCTGGGCCGGTCCTTCCGGACGTCGGCGGTCGCCGCGCAGGTGCCCGTCTCCTTCTCCCGGGTCACCATCGTCAACCGCCGGTTCCTGCGGACCGCGCACCGGGCCGGACTGGAGGTCCACGTGTGGACCATCGACGAGCCGGCGCAGATGCGGCGGCTGCTCGACCTGGGCGTGGACGGGCTGATGACCGATCGCCCGGACCTGCTGCGATCGGTGCTGACCGAGCGGGGTCACTGGTGA
- a CDS encoding sensor histidine kinase, whose amino-acid sequence MTETARLPDPRPADRWSLFGIALALVALRIVGFLLIAALVVTVALLVIWVGLPLLLGLLVVLRRFARLHRRLAARVLGVPVLDPYQPVVTGGLFVRLRVRLTDGATWRDLAWLLEVQTIGFALQLAALISFPFLPVGWWGSPLLLRLDAAISRLLLLAPDERLHQRIDELESSRQDTVDHSSAELRRIERDLHDGAQAQLVALGMNLGLAQELVTRDPAAAAELIEQARASSTTALADLRSLVRGIHPPVLADRGLAGAVEALALAHPRPVETDIVLDGRPPAPVESAVYFAVAELLTNSAKHASARHTWVWIRHDAGVLTAMVGDDGVGGAEPTPNGGLAGVQRRLAAFDGTLSVASPLGGGTIVTVKVPCVLQVCTAA is encoded by the coding sequence ATGACCGAGACCGCCCGCCTGCCCGACCCGAGGCCGGCCGACCGCTGGTCCCTGTTCGGCATCGCTCTCGCCCTCGTCGCGTTGCGCATCGTCGGCTTCCTGCTGATCGCCGCGTTGGTGGTGACGGTGGCGCTGCTGGTGATCTGGGTCGGCCTGCCGCTGCTGCTGGGGCTGCTGGTCGTGCTGCGCCGGTTCGCCCGGCTGCACCGGCGGCTGGCCGCCCGGGTGCTCGGAGTACCGGTCCTGGACCCCTACCAGCCGGTGGTCACCGGTGGGCTGTTCGTCCGGCTGCGGGTGCGGCTGACCGACGGCGCCACCTGGCGCGACCTGGCCTGGCTGCTCGAGGTGCAGACGATCGGCTTCGCGCTGCAGCTGGCCGCGTTGATCTCGTTTCCGTTCCTGCCGGTGGGCTGGTGGGGTTCGCCGTTGTTGCTGCGGCTGGACGCCGCCATCTCCCGGTTGCTGCTGCTGGCCCCGGATGAGCGCCTGCACCAGCGGATCGACGAGCTCGAATCGTCGCGGCAGGACACCGTCGATCACTCCTCGGCCGAGCTGCGGCGGATCGAACGGGACCTGCACGACGGCGCGCAGGCCCAACTGGTCGCGCTGGGCATGAACCTGGGCCTGGCCCAGGAGCTGGTCACCCGGGACCCGGCGGCCGCCGCCGAGCTGATCGAGCAGGCCCGGGCGTCGTCCACCACGGCGTTGGCCGACCTGCGCTCCCTGGTCCGCGGCATCCACCCGCCGGTGCTCGCCGATCGTGGCCTGGCCGGCGCCGTCGAGGCGCTGGCCCTGGCCCATCCGCGGCCGGTGGAGACCGACATCGTCCTGGACGGACGGCCCCCGGCCCCGGTCGAATCGGCGGTGTACTTCGCGGTGGCCGAGCTGCTCACCAACAGCGCCAAGCACGCGTCCGCGCGCCACACCTGGGTGTGGATCCGGCACGACGCCGGGGTGCTGACCGCGATGGTCGGCGACGACGGGGTGGGCGGCGCCGAGCCCACCCCGAACGGCGGGCTGGCCGGGGTGCAGCGCCGCCTGGCCGCCTTCGACGGCACCCTCTCGGTGGCCAGCCCGCTGGGCGGTGGAACCATCGTCACGGTCAAGGTGCCCTGCGTGCTGCAGGTGTGCACCGCCGCCTGA
- a CDS encoding polyprenol monophosphomannose synthase, with amino-acid sequence MSPKGAQSPRFELDEPHGDRVLVIIPTYDERENLPLILQRLLAAVPSVHVLVADDGSPDGTGQVADEWAARDERVHVMHRTEKAGLGAAYIAGFGWGLDHGYDVLVEMDADGSHPPEQLPRLLDALQHADLVLGSRYVSGGQVVNWPKHREWLSRGGNLYSRFALGVRIYDITGGYRAYRAEVLKALALDEVASTGYCFQVDLAWRTVRAGFRVTEVPITFTERQIGESKMSGSIVREALLKVTQWGAAHRWRQLTGVFRRKPA; translated from the coding sequence GTGAGCCCGAAAGGCGCCCAGTCGCCGCGCTTCGAACTCGACGAGCCGCACGGCGATCGCGTCCTGGTCATCATCCCGACCTACGACGAGCGGGAGAACCTGCCGCTGATCCTGCAGCGGCTGCTGGCCGCGGTGCCCTCGGTGCACGTGCTGGTCGCCGACGACGGCAGCCCCGACGGCACCGGGCAGGTCGCCGACGAATGGGCGGCCCGGGACGAGCGGGTGCATGTGATGCATCGCACCGAGAAGGCCGGCCTGGGCGCGGCCTACATCGCCGGCTTCGGCTGGGGCCTGGACCACGGGTACGACGTGCTGGTGGAGATGGACGCCGACGGCTCCCACCCGCCGGAGCAGCTGCCCCGGCTGCTCGACGCACTGCAGCACGCCGACCTGGTGCTGGGCTCGCGGTACGTCTCCGGCGGTCAGGTGGTCAACTGGCCCAAGCACCGTGAGTGGCTCTCCCGGGGCGGCAACCTGTACTCCCGGTTCGCGCTGGGCGTGCGGATCTACGACATCACCGGCGGCTACCGGGCCTATCGGGCCGAGGTGCTCAAGGCGCTGGCCCTGGACGAGGTCGCCTCCACCGGCTACTGCTTCCAGGTCGACCTGGCCTGGCGCACCGTCCGGGCCGGGTTCCGGGTGACCGAGGTGCCGATCACCTTTACCGAGCGGCAGATCGGCGAGTCGAAGATGAGCGGCAGCATCGTGCGCGAGGCGCTGCTCAAGGTCACCCAGTGGGGCGCGGCGCATCGTTGGCGTCAGCTGACCGGGGTGTTCCGCCGCAAGCCGGCCTGA
- a CDS encoding RNA polymerase-binding protein RbpA, whose amino-acid sequence MADRVLRGSRLGSTSYEADRNHDLAPRRTATYRCPRDHEFTVPMADDAEVPSVWDCRMHGLSSTLVDGSVPEGKAAKPPRTHWDMLLERRSIEELEEILNERLAELKARRTAS is encoded by the coding sequence ATGGCCGACCGTGTCCTGCGCGGAAGCCGCCTGGGCTCGACAAGCTACGAGGCCGATCGCAACCACGATCTGGCGCCTCGTCGCACGGCGACCTACCGCTGCCCGCGCGATCATGAATTCACCGTGCCGATGGCCGACGACGCCGAGGTTCCCTCGGTGTGGGACTGCCGGATGCACGGGCTGTCCTCGACTTTGGTCGACGGCTCGGTGCCGGAGGGCAAGGCGGCCAAGCCGCCGCGCACCCATTGGGACATGCTGCTCGAGCGCCGCTCCATCGAGGAGCTGGAAGAGATTCTCAACGAGCGGCTCGCCGAGCTCAAGGCCCGCCGCACGGCCTCCTGA
- a CDS encoding FUSC family protein, translating into MARGIVDWVGKHDPDGTALRNAAKVAVAVTVGLAIGTLLGNAQMSLFASFGGVALLLFADFPGGRTARLGAYLGLYLAGLVLIALGTLASPVPWVATAGMFAIGFAILLSGVLSAAIAGAARAALLAFILPVMVPVPIAEIGSRWAGWTLAAVLSIPAAVFLWPPREHDRLRAHAGTACVALADQLAAWAAVADRTTRDAAHQATGEAIAALQNQFRRTNVRPVGLTSGSRQLIRLADRLEWLRTVIDHLPDTPDRTPGQLAVTEAAERTLRSAAAVLAEATRRPSFATRQALSVDLRALHQLHVATDTFGALVERGPVDPVLHPSTMLEVAYTTRLTGLTVAAAAAADARPLVDRLLGRQAPAAAGRVLPVYRVLGGHLTVRSVWFQNSLRGALGLAIAVAIAEITDVAHGFWVVLGAMSVLRTTAMNTGSTALRAIGGTVVGFAVGAVIMLAVGTTPWHLWLLLPVTVLIAAYLPAAVSFAAGQAAFTVMVVVLFNIVSPSGWLVGLVRVEDILFGCVSALVSGLLLWPHGAAAAIRTALAEYYRRTADAVAVATDRLAGAAGADQDTLRAALLGAATASLRFDDALREYLFERGTRNVPLPALTRLSNGAGRIRMTAEAIADLPTTTGPPAHAPGALIGSAHAVQDWFAHLADQLEPGHRDGAPLPDPVGPVAEPAVLADTKRAIGERPEAADELLAAGRTLWVAALYLDNLGSVQGRLRAPADEIAGRAPTPGHGAQLAGAEPAG; encoded by the coding sequence ATGGCGCGCGGGATCGTCGACTGGGTGGGCAAGCACGATCCCGACGGCACCGCCCTGCGCAACGCGGCCAAGGTTGCGGTCGCGGTCACCGTCGGGCTGGCCATCGGCACCCTGCTGGGCAACGCCCAGATGAGCCTGTTCGCCTCGTTCGGCGGCGTCGCCCTGCTGCTGTTCGCCGACTTCCCCGGCGGGCGCACCGCCCGCCTGGGCGCCTATCTCGGGCTGTACCTGGCCGGGCTCGTCCTGATCGCGCTGGGCACCCTGGCCTCCCCCGTCCCCTGGGTGGCCACGGCCGGCATGTTCGCCATCGGGTTCGCGATCCTGCTCTCCGGCGTGCTCAGCGCGGCCATCGCGGGCGCCGCCCGCGCGGCGCTGCTGGCCTTCATCCTGCCGGTGATGGTGCCCGTCCCGATCGCCGAGATCGGGTCCCGGTGGGCCGGTTGGACACTGGCGGCGGTGCTGTCGATCCCGGCCGCGGTGTTCCTGTGGCCGCCGAGGGAGCACGACCGCCTGCGCGCCCACGCCGGAACCGCCTGCGTCGCGCTGGCCGACCAGCTGGCCGCCTGGGCCGCGGTGGCCGACCGGACCACGCGCGACGCCGCGCACCAGGCCACCGGCGAGGCCATCGCCGCGCTGCAGAACCAGTTCCGGCGCACCAACGTGCGCCCAGTGGGCCTGACGTCGGGCAGCCGGCAACTGATCCGGCTGGCCGACCGGCTGGAGTGGCTGCGCACGGTGATCGACCACCTGCCGGACACCCCCGACCGCACCCCGGGACAGCTCGCGGTGACCGAGGCCGCCGAGCGCACCTTGCGGTCGGCCGCCGCCGTGCTCGCCGAGGCGACCCGGCGTCCGTCCTTCGCCACCCGGCAGGCGCTCTCGGTCGATCTGCGCGCCCTGCACCAGCTGCACGTCGCCACCGACACCTTCGGCGCCCTGGTCGAACGCGGCCCCGTCGACCCGGTCCTGCATCCCTCGACGATGCTCGAGGTCGCCTACACGACCCGGCTGACCGGCCTGACGGTTGCCGCGGCGGCCGCCGCCGACGCCCGGCCGCTGGTGGATCGCCTGCTCGGCCGGCAGGCGCCCGCAGCGGCCGGCCGGGTGCTGCCGGTCTACCGGGTGCTCGGCGGGCACCTGACGGTGCGCTCGGTGTGGTTCCAGAACAGTCTGCGGGGCGCCCTGGGGCTGGCCATCGCCGTCGCGATCGCCGAGATCACCGACGTCGCGCACGGGTTCTGGGTGGTGCTCGGGGCGATGTCGGTCCTGCGCACCACCGCGATGAACACCGGGTCGACGGCGCTGCGGGCCATCGGCGGCACCGTGGTGGGGTTCGCGGTCGGCGCGGTGATCATGCTCGCCGTGGGCACCACGCCCTGGCACCTGTGGTTGTTGCTGCCGGTGACCGTCCTGATCGCCGCCTACCTGCCCGCGGCGGTCTCCTTCGCCGCCGGCCAGGCCGCCTTCACCGTGATGGTCGTGGTGCTCTTCAACATCGTCTCGCCGTCCGGCTGGCTGGTCGGGCTGGTCCGGGTCGAGGACATCCTGTTCGGGTGCGTGTCCGCGCTGGTCTCGGGACTGCTGCTGTGGCCGCACGGGGCGGCGGCGGCCATCCGGACCGCGCTGGCCGAGTACTACCGGCGCACGGCCGATGCGGTGGCCGTGGCCACCGACCGGCTGGCCGGTGCCGCGGGAGCCGACCAGGACACCCTGCGGGCAGCCCTGCTGGGCGCGGCGACCGCGTCCCTGCGGTTCGACGACGCGCTGCGCGAGTACCTGTTCGAACGCGGCACTCGCAACGTTCCGCTGCCGGCCCTGACCCGGTTGTCCAACGGCGCCGGCCGGATCCGGATGACCGCCGAGGCGATCGCCGACCTGCCCACGACGACCGGGCCACCGGCCCACGCGCCGGGTGCGCTGATCGGGTCCGCGCACGCCGTCCAGGACTGGTTCGCGCACCTGGCCGACCAGCTCGAACCGGGACACCGCGACGGCGCGCCGCTGCCCGATCCGGTCGGCCCGGTGGCCGAGCCGGCCGTGCTCGCCGACACCAAGCGGGCGATCGGCGAGCGGCCCGAGGCGGCCGATGAGTTGCTGGCCGCCGGCCGCACGCTGTGGGTGGCCGCGCTGTACCTGGACAACCTGGGCTCGGTGCAAGGCCGGCTGCGCGCTCCGGCGGACGAGATCGCCGGCCGCGCCCCGACCCCCGGCCACGGCGCGCAGCTGGCCGGCGCCGAACCGGCCGGATGA
- a CDS encoding MFS transporter: MTQARRWHPALTVLVVSFLALIAAAGFRAAPGPLLPALQEEFGWSTAAISAAISLNLLLYGLTAPFAAALMDRFGIRLVTTCALGLVAAGSALSIFVTAPWQLLLTWGVLIGLGTGSMALAFAATISQRWFIRHRGLAMGVLTAGGAAGQLLFLPVIAEVATRVGWRTASLVVAAAALVIVPLLWAVLRDYPEQRGVAPLGADPDWVPPSREHGRPGRRSVLALRRAARVPSFWALAAAFAICGATTNGLIGIHFIPSAHDHGMSPTVAAGLLAVVGIFDIAGTIGSGALTDRVDPRLLLVGYYAFRGVGLALLPYLLSDTIQPSIVVFVVIYGLDWVATVPPTVALCQRIFGVDGTVVFGWVFAAHQVGAAGAALAAGVIRDQTGSYTLAWFAGAALCVLAAVLSVLTRGHHRAERASTAADATPDATPDAASSGRP; the protein is encoded by the coding sequence GTGACGCAGGCCCGGCGTTGGCATCCCGCGCTCACGGTGCTCGTCGTGTCCTTCCTGGCGTTGATCGCGGCCGCCGGTTTCCGGGCCGCCCCTGGTCCGCTGCTGCCGGCGTTGCAGGAGGAATTCGGCTGGTCGACGGCGGCCATCTCGGCCGCGATCAGCCTGAACCTGCTGCTCTACGGGCTCACCGCGCCATTCGCGGCCGCCCTGATGGACCGGTTCGGCATCCGGCTGGTGACGACCTGCGCACTGGGTCTGGTCGCCGCCGGCAGCGCGCTGTCGATCTTCGTCACCGCGCCGTGGCAACTCCTGCTCACCTGGGGGGTGCTGATCGGGCTGGGCACCGGGTCGATGGCCCTGGCGTTCGCCGCCACGATCAGCCAGCGCTGGTTCATCCGGCACCGCGGCCTGGCCATGGGCGTGCTGACCGCCGGCGGTGCGGCCGGCCAGTTGCTGTTCCTGCCGGTGATCGCCGAGGTCGCGACCCGGGTCGGTTGGCGCACCGCGTCGCTGGTGGTGGCCGCGGCCGCGCTGGTGATCGTGCCGCTGCTGTGGGCGGTGCTGCGGGACTACCCCGAGCAGCGCGGCGTGGCCCCGTTGGGCGCCGACCCGGACTGGGTGCCGCCGTCCCGCGAGCACGGCCGGCCGGGGCGACGCAGCGTGCTGGCCCTGCGCCGGGCCGCCCGGGTGCCCTCGTTCTGGGCGCTGGCCGCCGCCTTCGCGATCTGCGGGGCGACGACCAACGGCCTGATCGGCATCCACTTCATCCCCTCGGCCCACGACCACGGCATGTCCCCCACCGTCGCGGCCGGGTTGCTGGCGGTGGTCGGCATCTTCGACATCGCCGGCACCATCGGTTCGGGGGCGTTGACCGACCGGGTCGATCCGCGGTTGCTGCTGGTCGGTTACTACGCGTTCCGCGGGGTGGGCCTGGCCCTGCTGCCCTATCTGCTCTCGGACACCATCCAGCCGAGCATCGTGGTCTTCGTGGTGATCTACGGGCTGGACTGGGTGGCCACCGTGCCACCGACGGTTGCCCTGTGCCAGCGGATCTTCGGCGTGGACGGCACGGTCGTGTTCGGCTGGGTCTTCGCCGCGCATCAGGTCGGGGCGGCCGGGGCCGCGCTGGCCGCCGGGGTGATCCGCGATCAGACCGGTTCCTACACGCTGGCCTGGTTCGCCGGGGCCGCGCTGTGCGTGCTGGCCGCCGTGCTGTCGGTGCTCACCCGCGGACACCACCGGGCCGAGCGGGCGAGCACCGCGGCCGACGCCACCCCGGACGCCACCCCGGACGCCGCCTCATCCGGGCGGCCCTGA